The following is a genomic window from Pseudomonadota bacterium.
CCCTCGCGCGTCACCTCGATCACGCGCGCATTGCAGAGCACCTTCACGCCGATGTTCTCCAGCTCCTCGTGGGCCGCGTTGGAGATGCGCTCCGGCAGGGCCGGCAGGATGCGCGGGCCCGCCTCCAGCAGGACCGTGCGCAGCTGGGACTGATCGAAGTTGTCGAGGCCGTAGTAGCGCAGCTCGTCCGTGGCATGGCGCAGCTCCGCCGAGAGCTCCACGCCGGTCGCGCCGCCGCCGACGATGGCCACGTCCACGGTCGGCTTCTCCGCCGGGTTCGCCTGGGTCTTGAGCGAGGCCGCCACGCAGAGGTTGAGGAGCTTCTGGCGGAAGCGCTCCGCCTGCTGACGACGGTCGAGGAAGATGCAGTGCTCCGCCACGCCCTTGGTGGCGAAGTCGTTCGAGACGCTGCCCACCGCCATCACCAGGTAGTCGTAGCGGATGCGCTGCTGCGCCATGATCTCCTCGCCGTCCTCGTCAATGGTCGGCGCGATGATCACTTCCTTCGCCTCGCGGTCGAGGCCCGACATCTCGCCGAAGAGATAGCGATAGCCGAAGCGGTGGGCGTGCTCGCGGTAACCCACCTCATCCAGGCTCGAGTCGAGGGCGCCCGTCGCCACCTCGTGCAGGAGAGGCTTCCAGATGTGGGAGGAATTGCGGTCGACCAGCATGATGTCGGCCTTACCCTTGCGACCTAAGCGACGGCCAAGGGCGGCCACGAGTTCCAGGCCGCCGGCACCCCCACCGACGACGACGATGCGGGGCTTTTCAGCGGCAGAAGGGCTGGCCGCCGTGGCGGCGCTCGAGGCTGGCTGGGACAAGGCTGGACGCGCTCCGATTTCGACTGGCGGGACGCGACATAGTCTACACGGTGCGGCGCAACATTTAATGCGAACTCGTGCGTGAGCGGCTATCGACAGGCGGGGTGGCTTCGGCTATTGTGTGCGGCCTTGTGCGGCGGCGACCGTTCCCTCTCCGGGGTTCCCGAGGTTGCCATTCCTATCCAGCTGCACAGGTGCGGGGGTCTTCCCGCCATTTGTTCGGGGTGTAGCTCAGCCTGGTAGAGCACTGTCTTCGGGAGGCAGGGGCCGGAGGTTCAAATCCTCTCACCCCGACCATTGATTTCGATCGCTTACTCCCCCCATCGCGGCGCGCCGTTCCGTCACCGGCAGGGGACTCGAGCGCGATAAACCAACGCCTGCGATCGTCTGCATCGCAGGTGCGTAGCAAGCGCTGTGGGGCACCACCCACGGCAGACCGAATCCACGGACAGGCACGTTTGGACCGCATTAGCACTCGAAAACGGCGCTGCGGATGCGACTCCACCAGGGAGACGGCGAGACTACCCAGCTACGGGCTGCGACGCCTCGGCGATCAGGCTGTCGAGGGGCACAGGGCGATGCAGGTGGAACCCCTGAAACAGCGGCACACCCAACTCTCGTAGCGCCGCCAGTGCGGTTGCCGAGTGCACGTGTTCGGCTATCACAGGGATGCCCAGGGTCTGCGCGGCGTCCACGAACGCCCGCACCGCAACGACGCTTAGCGGATCGTCTTGCAGGGAGGTGACGAACTGTCCATCGATTTTCAGGTAGTCGACCGCGAGCTCCCGAAGATAGGCGAAGGACGCCATCCCAGAGCCAAAGTCATCGAGTGCCACCTTCACACCATGCGATCTAAGTTGCGCGAGCAGCTTTCGCGCTGCGCCCATATTGGAGATGACCGCAGTCTCGGTGACCTCCAACACGATACGCTCGCGTTCGGTGGCTTCCAACTGTTGGAGAGAATCAAGTAGAAAACGGTGAAAGGCGTCATCGCAGATGGACTGAGCCGACAAATTAATAAAGTACGTAGGTATACGAACGCCACCCTGGACCAGCGACCTCAACGCCTGGACTACCACCCATTGATCTACTCTGGGAGCAAGGTTGAAGCGCTCAGCCGCAGGCAGGAAAGCCCCCGGCATGATTGGTTCCTGATTGGGTGGACACATACGCAGAAAGAGCTCAGCGCCGACCGGTGAGTCACCGCCGCCGTCGCGATAAATCATCTGGGCATCCAGCGCGAACCAGTCTCTCTCCAGCGCCTCCTCGAGCCGCACCACCCAACGGGTAGAGGACTGTCGCGAGAGGATGGCGTCGTCCTCTTCCTGGTAGCGATGCACGCGATCCCGCCCGCGCTCCTTCGCCGCATAGCAAGCGTTATCAGCAGCCTGCAACAGCCGATCCACCGAGCCCCAACGGCTATCTAAGACAACCAGTCCGATACTGGCCCCGACACGGAAACGGCTACCCGAATGCACGAAGCGATAGGCGCTGACGCGTTGGCAAATCCCCTCGGCAATCTGCAACGCCGCATCTTCCTGGCAGGCCATCAGCAGCACCGCAAACTCGTCACCGCCCAGGCGCGCTACCGTATCGTTGCTACGCACCCCCGAGCGGATGAGATCGCACACTTCCCTCAGAAGCGCATCACCGGCCGCGTGACCGCAGGTGTCGTTGACGATCTTGAACTGATCCAGATCGATCATCAGCAATGCGTGGTGGACGCCGATACTGCGTGATGACTCGAGGGCACCGCCAAGGCAACGTTCGAATTCGGCTCTATTCACCAGTCCCGTGAGCCCGTCGTGCTTGGCCTGATAGCTCATTTCGCTTAGTAGACGGCGGTTCTCCCCTACATCTCGCAGCACCAACACCGCGCCGAGCAGTGTGCCTTGCGCATCGATCAGTGGAGAGACGCAACCTTCTACTGCGATCTCCCGCCCCCCAGCGGTTCTCAGCAGCGCCGTCCTCGCAAGTTGCACTGTCTCGCGTCGAGAGATCGCCTCCCCTATCGGGTTGGGCAATAGCTCCCCACTCGCCTCATCCACGAAGGACGCCATGTCGGCGAAACGCGCTCCCACCAACTCGCCGCGGTGATTCAGAATGGCGTTCGCGACGGGGTTCACATACTGCACGCATCCTGCGGGGTCAGTCGTGACCACCGCGTCACCGATCGACTCGAGCGTAACGCGCAGCTCTTCCCCCTGGCGCTGAAGCTCATCAACCAGGTGGCGACGTTCGGTGATGTCCTGAAAGGCACCGAAGAGCCGGGTTGGGCAGCCGTCCGCCTGCTCAGCCTGCCCTTGTGCACGCACCCAAATCGCCTCCCCGCTAGCGCGTACGAAGGGCAACTCCAGATCCCATCCCGACCCGGTCCTTAGAGCCTCATCCAGAGCTCGCTGAATCTCCCGCCTTCCGTCTTCCGCGTAGAACCCAACAGCTGCATCGAGATCGGGGACGTACTGGCTGTCCACACCATGGATTCGGCGTGTTTCTTCGGTCCAGTAGATCTCGCCCTGTTGCAGATCGACCTCCCAACCCCCCACGCCCGCAATTCGCCCCATGGCTTCCAGCAAATCCTTACTGCGAGCGAGTTCCTGTTCCTGCTCCTTGCGTTCCTGAATCGAGAGAATGACCCCAAACATCCTCTGCGGATCGCCCTTCGACGGCCGCGCCAGAACGGAGCCACGACTCTGCACCCACACCCAGAGACCGTCGGCGTTGCGCAGGCGAATCTCGCATTCCACGCCCGCCATCCGTCCGCCGAGGTGGCCCGCGAGCATCGCCTTGAGCGGACCGCAATCGTCCGGATGCGTCATTGAGAACAGGTGCCTAATGGAGAAGGGACTCAGCTCCTTCGGCGAGTATCCGAGCAAGGTCGCGAATCGCTCGTTGATCTGCATATGGCCGGTGGAGACATCCCATTCCCAGGTCCCTACGTCGGTCGCGTCGATCACATTGGCCAACGTTGAACGTTCGCCTTCAAGTGCTGCTTCGGCCACCCTCCGCGCCCGATTCTCGGCAACGAGTCTGCCCTGCTCTTCCAGCAGTAGGGTGCGTGAGCGACGCAGTTCGAGGAGCGATGCCGCTATCGACGAAAGCGCCGAGAGTTGTTGCACGGTGCGTTCATCGATCTGCCGCGGCTTTCGATCGATCACGCAGAGCGTCCCCACCTGATGCCCGTCCTTGAGGCGAAGGGGAGCGCCCGCGTAGAACCGAATCCCTGGTTCTCCGAGCACAAGAGGATTGTCCGAAAACCTGCTATCGAGTGTGGCATCGGGCACCACGGTCACGGCTTGATCGAGAATCGCGTGGGCGCAAAACGCATGGTCGCGATGCGTCTCAGCGACACCGCCCAAGCCCGTGTTCGCCTTGAACCACTGACGGTGTTCGTCGACCAGACTAATCAGACTTATCGGCACGCCAGCGAGGTCGGCCGCGAGCGTGACGATCCGATCGAACGCCTGCTCTGGCTGGGAATCGAGTGCCGTCAGCGCTTTGAGCGCGCGCAACCGGGTAGTCTCATCGCTTGGAGGGCTAGCTGCAGGCATGGGGGCTCCTGAGGATAGGCTTACCCTAACTTCTCGTGCGCTATCAATTGGTGCGCAAGATCACAATACTATCGCTAGAAACCGAGTCGTTGACAGGTCAAGAAGCAGACTCTTGAGCCACGTTGTCTGCCCTGCTGCAGGCCCTGCATCGGGCGAGCGAATCCTATCCAATCGGCAGCAAGCGCCCAAGGATGAATAGCTAGCCGGACCGTCTCTCGCTGAGCGTGGGAATGCTGGCCTGCACAACGAAAAATCGACTGCTCGGCGCTTGGCTAATTGAGGTGTGATGCACTCAATGCCCGCTGGGTACCGATCAGTGAGTCCCGGGTGACCAGTGCGGCCAGACGTGCTTCATCCCACCCCTCCGTACCCGCCGGCCGCTGCGGCAACACCATGTACCGCAACTCCGCCGTGGAGTCGTGCACCCGCACGCTCACGTCTTCATCCAGCGCCACCCCAAACTCCGCAAGCACCGCCCGAGGCTCGCGCACCACCCGCGCCCGATAGGCCTTCGACTTGTACCAGGCCGGTGACATCCCCAACAGCGCCCGCGGATAACAAGAACACAAGGTGCACACGATCACGTTGTGCTCCTCATCGGTGTTCTCCACCACCGTGAATTCCGTCGGCGACAGATCGAACCCGAGCTCCTTGATCGCTTCCGCCCCGTTCTCGAGCAACCGAGATCGAAAGGCGGGATCCGTCCAAGCACGCGCGGCGAGGCGCCCGCCGTTGTACGGCGACGCCCCCTGCATCTTGGCGATCATCGCCAGCTCGTCTTCAGCCGTGTAGCACCCGCCTTCGATCAGCAGCTCGCGCAACGCAAGGCCGACGAGGGCCGCATCGCTGGTGGGCTCGGGGTGATCGGGTTGGACCGTCTTCGCGTGGTCGTGGTCGTGGTGGTCGCTCACCTATGCCTCCTCGAGCCAGTGCTCGAACACCTCGAGTTCGAGCACATCGCTAGCCGCGCCTGAATAGTCGGTCCACAAATCCTGCTGGAGAATGCGCACTCGGTAGAGCCTCGTGCGAGGTCCGCCATCACCGCGGATGAAATGCTCCGGCTGCCCGTGCTCCCCACACACCCGCTCGATCGTGCCGACCTGGCCCTTGGCGTACCAAGGCACGCGGTGGTGCACGGCGGGCGTGCGATCAGCGATGCGCACCCGCTGGTCGACGGCGAAACGGGGCGCGGTCATTCGGGCTCACCTGCGGCCGCTTGGCGCTTGCGAATCTCCGCCACGCGCGCGTCCAGCTGCTCCTGCGTGACCACGCCCTTGTCGAGGAGCGTGTGCGCGAGCGAAGTGGCCCAACGTTCGTAATAGGTGAGGCGTTCGTAGTCCTCGGGGGCGAGGCGCTCGATGCCGTCGCGCAGCTCGGCGAAGTCCGTGAACAGGCCCTTGCCCATGGCGAGGCGGACCATGGCGTCGACCTGCCATTCCCACCACGCCGTGTCGTGTTCGCTGGGGTCGATGGGGCCGGCGTCGACGCCGCCGATGTCGTGAGGTCCGGAAGGTGTGGTCATGCCCCGATTAGAGCGCTGCGCACCCGCCGCCGCAACCCGGCGGCGGCGGCAACCGGGGGCTACTGCAGCGCCACCTTCGGCGTGCGGTCGCTCTTGTAGAGGCCCCAGTGCTTCTCGGCCTTGTCCATGGGGTTGTCGCCGTCGAAGCCACCCTTCCAGTTTTCGTCGAAGGACGAGAAGTAGAAG
Proteins encoded in this region:
- a CDS encoding FAD-dependent oxidoreductase, producing the protein MSQPASSAATAASPSAAEKPRIVVVGGGAGGLELVAALGRRLGRKGKADIMLVDRNSSHIWKPLLHEVATGALDSSLDEVGYREHAHRFGYRYLFGEMSGLDREAKEVIIAPTIDEDGEEIMAQQRIRYDYLVMAVGSVSNDFATKGVAEHCIFLDRRQQAERFRQKLLNLCVAASLKTQANPAEKPTVDVAIVGGGATGVELSAELRHATDELRYYGLDNFDQSQLRTVLLEAGPRILPALPERISNAAHEELENIGVKVLCNARVIEVTREG
- a CDS encoding EAL domain-containing protein is translated as MPAASPPSDETTRLRALKALTALDSQPEQAFDRIVTLAADLAGVPISLISLVDEHRQWFKANTGLGGVAETHRDHAFCAHAILDQAVTVVPDATLDSRFSDNPLVLGEPGIRFYAGAPLRLKDGHQVGTLCVIDRKPRQIDERTVQQLSALSSIAASLLELRRSRTLLLEEQGRLVAENRARRVAEAALEGERSTLANVIDATDVGTWEWDVSTGHMQINERFATLLGYSPKELSPFSIRHLFSMTHPDDCGPLKAMLAGHLGGRMAGVECEIRLRNADGLWVWVQSRGSVLARPSKGDPQRMFGVILSIQERKEQEQELARSKDLLEAMGRIAGVGGWEVDLQQGEIYWTEETRRIHGVDSQYVPDLDAAVGFYAEDGRREIQRALDEALRTGSGWDLELPFVRASGEAIWVRAQGQAEQADGCPTRLFGAFQDITERRHLVDELQRQGEELRVTLESIGDAVVTTDPAGCVQYVNPVANAILNHRGELVGARFADMASFVDEASGELLPNPIGEAISRRETVQLARTALLRTAGGREIAVEGCVSPLIDAQGTLLGAVLVLRDVGENRRLLSEMSYQAKHDGLTGLVNRAEFERCLGGALESSRSIGVHHALLMIDLDQFKIVNDTCGHAAGDALLREVCDLIRSGVRSNDTVARLGGDEFAVLLMACQEDAALQIAEGICQRVSAYRFVHSGSRFRVGASIGLVVLDSRWGSVDRLLQAADNACYAAKERGRDRVHRYQEEDDAILSRQSSTRWVVRLEEALERDWFALDAQMIYRDGGGDSPVGAELFLRMCPPNQEPIMPGAFLPAAERFNLAPRVDQWVVVQALRSLVQGGVRIPTYFINLSAQSICDDAFHRFLLDSLQQLEATERERIVLEVTETAVISNMGAARKLLAQLRSHGVKVALDDFGSGMASFAYLRELAVDYLKIDGQFVTSLQDDPLSVVAVRAFVDAAQTLGIPVIAEHVHSATALAALRELGVPLFQGFHLHRPVPLDSLIAEASQPVAG
- a CDS encoding nitrile hydratase subunit alpha, with protein sequence MSDHHDHDHAKTVQPDHPEPTSDAALVGLALRELLIEGGCYTAEDELAMIAKMQGASPYNGGRLAARAWTDPAFRSRLLENGAEAIKELGFDLSPTEFTVVENTDEEHNVIVCTLCSCYPRALLGMSPAWYKSKAYRARVVREPRAVLAEFGVALDEDVSVRVHDSTAELRYMVLPQRPAGTEGWDEARLAALVTRDSLIGTQRALSASHLN
- a CDS encoding SH3-like domain-containing protein, which produces MTAPRFAVDQRVRIADRTPAVHHRVPWYAKGQVGTIERVCGEHGQPEHFIRGDGGPRTRLYRVRILQQDLWTDYSGAASDVLELEVFEHWLEEA
- a CDS encoding ScnB-like protein is translated as MTTPSGPHDIGGVDAGPIDPSEHDTAWWEWQVDAMVRLAMGKGLFTDFAELRDGIERLAPEDYERLTYYERWATSLAHTLLDKGVVTQEQLDARVAEIRKRQAAAGEPE